One window of Penaeus chinensis breed Huanghai No. 1 chromosome 1, ASM1920278v2, whole genome shotgun sequence genomic DNA carries:
- the LOC125028931 gene encoding pyruvate kinase-like isoform X4 — MTSGARLRNLATPLYRTGYTWQRTKFGLEKVIERPLLRVGDFSRGTRGQWKVCRALSLSIPVQLGACEGSSYSLSFSDQWASIVDKMSKVAPMQLGAADTHTQVDHMAALDIDSKPFSKRLSGIICTIGPVSRSVEMLEKMMEAGMNIARMNFSHGTHEYHSETMMNVRKAAQKYSDKIGHSYPVAIALDTKGPEIRTGLLEGGPTAEIELKDGATIKLTTDSSYYEKCSEEMLYLDYVNITKVVKPGNRIFIDDGLISLIAKEVGSDSIECEVENGGMLGSKKGVNLPGVPVDLPAVSEKDRGDLLLGVKMGVDIVFASFIRDAAGVREIREVLGEKGKNIKIISKIENHQGCKNIDDIIEEGDGIMIARGDLGIEIPAEKVFVAQKQMIAKCNKVGKPVICATQMLESMVKKPRPTRAEVSDVGNAILDGADCVMLSGETAKGGYPLVCVRTMANIAREAEAAIWHKQLFTELSQQVKLPTDSTHTTAIAAVEASFKAMATAVIVITTTGRSAHLVSKYRPRCPIVAVTRFPQVARQCHLYRGIIPIHYTEDENAERVEDWMNDVNARVDYAVQYGKECGFIKPGDPVVVVTGWQKGAGYTNTMRVLYVQ; from the exons ATGACGAGTGGAGCGAGATTGAGGAATCTGGCTACACCACTGTATCGTACCGGTTATACTTGGCAGAGAACTAAGTTTGGCCTTGAGAAGGTCATTGAAAGACCTCTGCTGCGTGTAGGTGACTTTAGTCGTGGCACTAGAGGACAGTGGAAGGTGTGCAGGGCTTTGAGTCTCTCAATTCCTGTACAGTTGGGTGCCTGTGAGGGTAGTTCATACTCGCTTTCATTTTCTGACCAGTGGGCCAGCATTGTAGATAAG ATGTCGAAGGTAGCACCCATGCAACTTGGGGCCGCAGATACCCACACTCAGGTGGACCACATGGCGGCCCTGGACATTGACTCCAAACCTTTCTCAAAGCGACTCTCCGGCATCATCTGCACCATTG GACCTGTCTCTCGGTCAGTGGAGATGCTTGAGAAGATGATGGAGGCTGGTATGAACATCGCACGTATGAACTTCTCCCACGGCACCCATGAATACCACAGTGAGACTATGATGAATGTCCGCAAGGCAGCCCAGAAGTATTCCGACAAGATTGGGCATTCTTATCCTGTTGCCATTGCTCTTGATACAAAGGGACCTGAAATTCGTACTGGCCTTTTGGAAGGT GGACCAACAGCTGAAATTGAATTGAAAGATGGTGCCACAATCAAGTTGACCACAGATAGCAGTTACTATGAAAAATGCTCAGAAGAGATGCTTTACTTGGACTATGTCAACATCACCAAAGTTGTGAAACCTGGCAACCGCATTTTTATTGATGATGGACTTATCTCTCTTATTGCCAAGGAAGTGG GCAGTGATTCCATTGAATGTGAGGTTGAAAATGGAGGTATGCTTGGAAGCAAGAAGGGCGTGAACCTCCCAGGTGTTCCAGTAGACCTTCCCGCAGTCTCAGAGAAGGACCGTGGCGATCTTCTCCTTGGTGTCAAAATGGGAGTAGACATTGTGTTTGCATCCTTCATCCGTGATGCAGCTGGAGTCCGTGAGATCAGGGAAGTCCTTG GTGAAAAGGGCAAGAACATTAAAATCATCAGCAAGATTGAGAATCACCAAGGATGCAAGAACATTGATGACATCATCGAAGAGGGAGATGGTATCATGATTGCTCGTGGTGATTTGGGTATTGAAATCCCTGCCGAGAAGGTCTTTGTGGCCCAGAAACAGATGATTGCCAAGTGCAACAAA GTTGGAAAGCCAGTCATTTGTGCTACCCAGATGTTGGAATCCATGGTGAAGAAACCCCGTCCCACTCGTGCTGAAGTGTCTGATGTGGGTAATGCTATCCTTGATGGTGCTGACTGTGTCATGCTGTCTGGTGAAACTGCTAAGGGAGGCTACCCTCTTGTTTGTGTGCGAACCATGGCCAATATTGCACGTGAAGCTGAGGCTGCAATTTGGCACAAGCAACTCTTTACTGAGCTGTCTCAGCAG GTCAAACTGCCCACTGACTCAACACACACCACAGCGATTGCTGCTGTTGAAGCTTCATTCAAAGCAATGGCCAcagccgttattgttattaccaccacTGGTCGCTCTGCTCATCTGGTTTCTAAGTACAGGCCTCGCTGCCCAATTGTGGCTGTAACTCGATTCCCACAGGTGGCCAGACAGTGCCATCTCTACCGTGGCATTATTCCCATCCACTACACTG AGGATGAGAATG
- the LOC125028931 gene encoding pyruvate kinase-like isoform X5, which translates to MTSGARLRNLATPLYRTGYTWQRTKFGLEKVIERPLLRVGDFSRGTRGQWKVCRALSLSIPVQLGACEGSSYSLSFSDQWASIVDKMSKVAPMQLGAADTHTQVDHMAALDIDSKPFSKRLSGIICTIGPVSRSVEMLEKMMEAGMNIARMNFSHGTHEYHSETMMNVRKAAQKYSDKIGHSYPVAIALDTKGPEIRTGLLEGGPTAEIELKDGATIKLTTDSSYYEKCSEEMLYLDYVNITKVVKPGNRIFIDDGLISLIAKEVGSDSIECEVENGGMLGSKKGVNLPGVPVDLPAVSEKDRGDLLLGVKMGVDIVFASFIRDAAGVREIREVLGEKGKNIKIISKIENHQGCKNIDDIIEEGDGIMIARGDLGIEIPAEKVFVAQKQMIAKCNKVGKPVICATQMLESMVKKPRPTRAEVSDVGNAILDGADCVMLSGETAKGGYPLVCVRTMANIAREAEAAIWHKQLFTELSQQVKLPTDSTHTTAIAAVEASFKAMATAVIVITTTGRSAHLVSKYRPRCPIVAVTRFPQVARQCHLYRGIIPIHYTVPQNAERVEDWMNDVNARVDYAVQYGKECGFIKPGDPVVVVTGWQKGAGYTNTMRVLIVP; encoded by the exons ATGACGAGTGGAGCGAGATTGAGGAATCTGGCTACACCACTGTATCGTACCGGTTATACTTGGCAGAGAACTAAGTTTGGCCTTGAGAAGGTCATTGAAAGACCTCTGCTGCGTGTAGGTGACTTTAGTCGTGGCACTAGAGGACAGTGGAAGGTGTGCAGGGCTTTGAGTCTCTCAATTCCTGTACAGTTGGGTGCCTGTGAGGGTAGTTCATACTCGCTTTCATTTTCTGACCAGTGGGCCAGCATTGTAGATAAG ATGTCGAAGGTAGCACCCATGCAACTTGGGGCCGCAGATACCCACACTCAGGTGGACCACATGGCGGCCCTGGACATTGACTCCAAACCTTTCTCAAAGCGACTCTCCGGCATCATCTGCACCATTG GACCTGTCTCTCGGTCAGTGGAGATGCTTGAGAAGATGATGGAGGCTGGTATGAACATCGCACGTATGAACTTCTCCCACGGCACCCATGAATACCACAGTGAGACTATGATGAATGTCCGCAAGGCAGCCCAGAAGTATTCCGACAAGATTGGGCATTCTTATCCTGTTGCCATTGCTCTTGATACAAAGGGACCTGAAATTCGTACTGGCCTTTTGGAAGGT GGACCAACAGCTGAAATTGAATTGAAAGATGGTGCCACAATCAAGTTGACCACAGATAGCAGTTACTATGAAAAATGCTCAGAAGAGATGCTTTACTTGGACTATGTCAACATCACCAAAGTTGTGAAACCTGGCAACCGCATTTTTATTGATGATGGACTTATCTCTCTTATTGCCAAGGAAGTGG GCAGTGATTCCATTGAATGTGAGGTTGAAAATGGAGGTATGCTTGGAAGCAAGAAGGGCGTGAACCTCCCAGGTGTTCCAGTAGACCTTCCCGCAGTCTCAGAGAAGGACCGTGGCGATCTTCTCCTTGGTGTCAAAATGGGAGTAGACATTGTGTTTGCATCCTTCATCCGTGATGCAGCTGGAGTCCGTGAGATCAGGGAAGTCCTTG GTGAAAAGGGCAAGAACATTAAAATCATCAGCAAGATTGAGAATCACCAAGGATGCAAGAACATTGATGACATCATCGAAGAGGGAGATGGTATCATGATTGCTCGTGGTGATTTGGGTATTGAAATCCCTGCCGAGAAGGTCTTTGTGGCCCAGAAACAGATGATTGCCAAGTGCAACAAA GTTGGAAAGCCAGTCATTTGTGCTACCCAGATGTTGGAATCCATGGTGAAGAAACCCCGTCCCACTCGTGCTGAAGTGTCTGATGTGGGTAATGCTATCCTTGATGGTGCTGACTGTGTCATGCTGTCTGGTGAAACTGCTAAGGGAGGCTACCCTCTTGTTTGTGTGCGAACCATGGCCAATATTGCACGTGAAGCTGAGGCTGCAATTTGGCACAAGCAACTCTTTACTGAGCTGTCTCAGCAG GTCAAACTGCCCACTGACTCAACACACACCACAGCGATTGCTGCTGTTGAAGCTTCATTCAAAGCAATGGCCAcagccgttattgttattaccaccacTGGTCGCTCTGCTCATCTGGTTTCTAAGTACAGGCCTCGCTGCCCAATTGTGGCTGTAACTCGATTCCCACAGGTGGCCAGACAGTGCCATCTCTACCGTGGCATTATTCCCATCCACTACACTG TGCCTCAGAATG